The Nocardioides panzhihuensis genome has a segment encoding these proteins:
- a CDS encoding 2-hydroxy-3-oxopropionate reductase: MTNIAFIGLGIMGSPMAAHLVEAGHTVAGFDHSPERTQALATAGGRAASSTADACRDADVVCVMVPDSPHVEEVLTAEGGVFETAPAGALIIDFSSIRPDVSATLAEQATTRGFRILDAPVSGGEAGAKNAALSIMVGGAADDFATAKPIFEAVGKTIVHVGPSGAGQTVKAANQLIVAANIQALSEAVVFLEAYGVDTKAALEVLGGGLAGSSVLDQKKENMLTRSFRPGFRIDLHHKDMGIVTAAAREAGVVVPLGSLVAQLMASARANGDGGLDHSALLRGVERLSGSATTSATTSATTSATNEES; the protein is encoded by the coding sequence ATGACCAACATCGCCTTCATCGGACTCGGCATCATGGGCAGCCCGATGGCCGCCCACCTCGTCGAGGCCGGTCACACCGTCGCCGGTTTCGACCACAGCCCCGAGCGCACCCAGGCTCTGGCCACAGCTGGCGGCCGCGCCGCCTCCTCGACCGCCGACGCCTGCCGCGACGCCGACGTCGTCTGCGTCATGGTCCCGGACTCGCCCCACGTCGAGGAGGTCCTCACCGCCGAGGGTGGTGTCTTCGAGACCGCCCCCGCCGGTGCGCTGATCATCGACTTCTCCAGCATCCGGCCGGACGTGAGCGCGACGCTGGCCGAGCAGGCCACGACCCGCGGCTTCCGGATTCTCGACGCCCCGGTCTCCGGTGGCGAGGCCGGCGCGAAGAACGCAGCCCTCTCGATCATGGTCGGCGGCGCAGCCGACGACTTCGCCACGGCGAAACCGATCTTCGAGGCCGTCGGCAAGACCATCGTCCATGTCGGCCCGAGCGGCGCCGGCCAGACGGTCAAGGCAGCCAACCAGCTCATCGTGGCGGCCAACATCCAGGCGCTCTCGGAGGCGGTCGTCTTCCTCGAGGCGTACGGCGTGGACACCAAGGCAGCTCTCGAGGTGCTCGGTGGCGGGCTCGCGGGTTCGAGCGTGCTCGACCAGAAGAAGGAGAACATGCTGACCCGCTCCTTCCGACCCGGGTTCCGGATCGACCTGCACCACAAGGACATGGGGATCGTCACCGCCGCCGCCCGAGAGGCCGGTGTCGTGGTCCCGCTCGGCTCGCTGGTCGCCCAGCTGATGGCGAGCGCGCGGGCCAACGGTGACGGTGGTCTGGACCACTCCGCCCTGCTGCGAGGCGTCGAGCGCCTGAGCGGCTCTGCCACCACGTCTGCCACCACGTCTGCCACCACGTCTGCCACCAACGAGGAGAGCTGA